A window from Prinia subflava isolate CZ2003 ecotype Zambia chromosome Z, Cam_Psub_1.2, whole genome shotgun sequence encodes these proteins:
- the GIMD1 gene encoding GTPase IMAP family member GIMD1, with protein MADSNEMTINLVVLGKPQTGKSAAGNSLLGSSDFESRLSPSSVTTCCSLGRSGRILGLLRRNGCESALRVRVLDTPSYPHSALGKEQVRDMVRAALAQHFREEGLHLAFLVLRADLPLCPDESNDTVQLIQELLGSTWKDFTAVLLTHADKAEEAGYSKETYLHSASSTLLSLLNSVQHKYIFLDNHNSIIKEERNIVLRKLLNFIRKNNYQVLLKHSKE; from the exons ATGGCAGACAGCAATGAGATGACCATCAACCTTGTTGTCCTTGGAAAACCTCAGACTGGCAAAAGtgctgctgggaacagcctgtTGGGCAGCTCAGACTTCGAGAGccgactctcccccagctctgtgacTACGTGCTGTAGCCTCGGACGCAGCGGCCGCATTTTGGGGCTGTTACGGAGGAACGGCTGCGAGTCAGCTCTCCGTGTTCGAGTACTGGACACTCCAAGCTACCCTCACAGTGCTCTGGGCAAAGAGCAAGTGAGAGACATggtgagagcagccctggctcagcACTTCAGGGAGGAAGGCCTGCACTTGGCTTTCTTGGTCCTGAGGGCTGACCTGCCTCTGTGTCCAGATGAAAGCAATGACACAGTTCAGCTCATCCAG GAACTTCTGGGTTCCACATGGAAAGATTTCACTGCAGTTCTACTTACTCATGCAGACAAGGCAGAAGAGGCTGGATACAGTAAGGAAACATACTTGCACAGTGCCTCAAGTACCCTGTTGTCACTTCTGAACTCTGTACagcataaatacatttttctagACAACCACAACAGCATaatcaaagaagaaagaaatattgtCTTAAGAAAGCTCTTGAATTTTATACGAAAAAACAATTACCAAGTACTACTTAAACACAGCAAGGAATAA